The proteins below are encoded in one region of Plutella xylostella chromosome Z, ilPluXylo3.1, whole genome shotgun sequence:
- the LOC105384875 gene encoding proton-transporting V-type ATPase complex assembly regulator TMEM9, giving the protein MNYRLTQLILVAAFLCVLVTGQAYEDKRCKCVCPSPAAVLNGTGSTDRKLYIANVPPNKCNCDGVILPRVGDEIKGREQEFCPRCDCKYESRNTTVIKVVVILVIWMVMLLLVYMGFLLCLDPLMHKRRPRSYQEVGTEESRNLLLQGEENED; this is encoded by the exons ATGAATTACCGTCTAACACAGTTAATTTTGGTTGCAGCTTTTCTCTGCGTTTTGGTTACG GGGCAAGCCTATGAAGACAAACGATGCAAATGTGTGTGTCCAAGTCCAGCGGCTGTCCTAAACGGTACAGGAAGTACAGACCGCAAACTCTATATTGCCAATGTACCTCCAAATAAATG CAATTGTGATGGCGTGATCCTGCCCCGAGTAGGCGATGAAATCAAAGGCAGAGAACAGGAGTTCTGCCCGCGCTGTGACTGCAAGTACGAGAGCCGAAATACTACCGTCAttaag GTGGTGGTGATCCTGGTGATCTGGATGGTGATGCTGCTGCTGGTCTACATGGGGTTCCTTTTGTGCCTCGACCCGCTCATGCACAAGCGGCGGCCTAGGTCCTACCAGGAGGTCGGCACGGAAGAG TCACGAAACCTGCTTCTACAGGGTGAGGAAAATGAAGACTGA
- the LOC105384876 gene encoding enkurin → MSIIEVVEHNEVIYTILKQPPPPQRKTPRYQSKLEKELKATKIPKRTGGLGFAETPLNPPDKFLKKGEGVPPPRKQATHKCVPSKNLPPVFKRSDMKSPPEKPTVNFKVLNIKKAIKSKPKPIVPRLVDTRNGHTKPIKGSGEVPEMCLRRGFGQLPTYLAKRVRRQHRRLKAKKDEEDNRESLCKLVADEERQKLLDDLKANWAIMQKAFLQLPMLTDTIPKINKKAKMEQDLKQLEKDIALVENNPYIYVFDDQLPGPENGGH, encoded by the exons atgtcgataaTAGAAGTAGTTGAACATAACGAAGTAATTTACACTATTTTGAAACAACCTCCACCGCCCCAGCGGAAAACTCCCAG ATACCAATCCAAGCTAGAGAAAGAGTTGAAAGCGACAAAGATTCCAAAGCGGACCGGCGGATTAGGGTTCGCAGAGACACCTTTGAACCCCCCAGACAAATTCCTCAAGAAAGGCGAAGGCGTACCCCCGCCTAGGAAGCAGGCTACTCACAAATGTGTCCCTAGCAAGAATCTACCGCCTGTCTTCAAGAGATCAGACATGAAGAGCCCACCAGAAAAACCGACAGTTAATTTTAAAGTACTGAACATTAAAAAGGCTATTAAGTCTAAACCTAAACCCATAGTACcaag GCTGGTGGACACTCGCAACGGCCACACCAAGCCCATCAAGGGCTCGGGCGAGGTGCCGGAGATGTGTCTGCGGCGGGGCTTCGGTCAGCTGCCCACGTACTTGGCCAAGCGCGTGCGACGCCAGCACCGGCGCTTGAAGGCCAAAAAGGACGAGGAGGATAACCGCGAGAGCCTGTGCAAGCTGGTCGCTGATGAGGAGCGACAGAAGCTGCTTGAT GATCTAAAAGCAAACTGGGCGATAATGCAGAAGGCTTTCCTTCAGCTGCCGATGTTGACCGACACTATTCCAAAGATTAACAAGAAGGCGAAGATGGAACAAGACCTCAAACAGTTGGAAAAGGACATCGCCCTCGTTGAGAATAACCCTTACATCTACGTGTTTGATGACCAACTGCCGGGCCCTGAGAATGGTGGCCACTAA
- the LOC105384874 gene encoding uncharacterized protein CG1161: MFPKYVLLTFLAVCACLVSGQSYEDKRCKCVCPSPAAVLNNTAGSDRKLYIANVPPNKCNCDGVILPRVGEEVKGREQEFCPRCECKYENRNTTIIKVVVIIVIWVIMLLVVYMGFLICLDPLINKRAKASYQEHTNEEDESSSVGPPLAAMGARGNVLNRVTHQQDKWKRQVREQRRNIYDRHTMLN; the protein is encoded by the exons ATGTTTCCAAAGTATGTCTTACTTACCTTCCTTGCCGTCTGTGCTTGTTTAGTTTCC GGTCAGTCCTACGAGGATAAGAGATGCAAGTGTGTGTGTCCGAGCCCAGCGGCCGTGCTCAACAACACCGCAGGCTCGGACCGCAAACTGTACATTGCAAATGTACCTCCAAATAAATG CAACTGTGATGGTGTGATCCTGCCGCGGGTGGGCGAGGAGGTGAAGGGACGGGAGCAGGAGTTTTGTCCGCGCTGCGAATGCAAATATGAGAACAGGAACACCACAATCATCaaa GTGGTGGTGATAATCGTGATATGGGTGATCATGCTGCTGGTGGTCTACATGGGCTTCCTCATCTGCCTCGACCCGCTCATCAACAAGAGGGCCAAGGCGTCCTACCAGGAGCACACCAATGAGGAG GATGAGTCGTCGTCGGTGGGACCCCCCCTGGCGGCCATGGGCGCCCGCGGGAACGTGCTCAACCGAGTCACTCACCAGCAGGACAAATGGAAGCGACAG GTGCGTGAGCAGCGTCGCAACATCTACGATCGCCACACTATGCTGAACTAG
- the LOC105384873 gene encoding quinone oxidoreductase has translation MSKLCRQVSIESPGPALRECVFSFDVPVPEPAMYGARIRVVYAGACYRQTRTRSTSICSTSSVSSIGSLTGELDSFSVYPSTPAHLGFRDGALFPGYEVAGVVDAIGKNAEPLDGITVGTRIVLYPYEGVPHGYAEYIVVPDFKCLVKVPDSLPLSVAAMLPTGALLAMNTVFTASECLKSVLEGPDHKDSATVLIVGTGGLALWALRIATHYFSRRPYQDKVHITVATLKDEGFAVAKESEHIKVVQWTEDLYEKQLIERTTDACAGPVDVVMNFGTTSRSLHRSLQCLAPGGVVLVTEDVGDKLLPKFAKKAEDLGVHIVVVPDGTIQQLTELVDLVARGEIEPPPHSVFPAEEAAEVVRKLCNSEIHGRAILKFQDID, from the exons ATGAGCAAGCTGTGCAGGCAGGTGTCCATCGAGTCGCCGGGGCCGGCGCTGCGCGAGTGCGTCTTCAGCTTCGACGTGCCCGTGCCCGAGCCGGCCATGTACGGCGCCCGCATCCGCGTGGTCTACGCCGGCGCCTGCTACCGGCAGACGCGCACGCGCTCCACCTCCATCTGTTCCACCTCCTCCGTCAGCTCCATCGGGAGTCTCACCGGCGAGCTGGACTCGTTCAGCGTGTATCCCTCCACGCCCGCGCACCTCGGCTTCCGCGACGGCGCGTTGTTCCCCGGCTACGAGGTCGCCGGCGTCGTCGATGCCATCGGCAAGAACGCGGAGCCTCTGGACGGCATCACCGTCGGCACGAGGATAGTGCTGTACCCGTACGAGGGCGTGCCGCACGGCTACGCGGAATACATCGTCGTACCCGACTTCAAATGCTTAGTGAAAGTGCCTGACTCGCTGCCGTTGAGTGTAGCCGCCATGTTGCCGACCGGCGCTCTGCTGGCTATGAACACGGTGTTCACTGCGAGCGAGTGTCTGAAGAGTGTCCTGGAAGGTCCGGACCACAAGGACTCGGCCACGGTGCTGATCGTGGGGACCGGCGGGCTGGCGCTGTGGGCGCTGCGGATCGCCACGCACTACTTCAGCCGCCGCCCCTACCAGGACAAGGTGCACATCACCGTGGCCACCCTCAAGGACGAAGGCTTCGCTGTGGCCAAGGAGTCTGAGCA CATCAAAGTGGTCCAGTGGACGGAGGATCTGTACGAGAAGCAGCTGATCGAGCGCACCACGGACGCGTGCGCAGGCCCCGTGGACGTGGTCATGAACTTCGGGACCACCTCGCGCTCGCTGCACCGGTCGCTGCAGTGCCTCGCGCCG GGAGGCGTGGTGCTGGTGACAGAGGACGTGGGTGACAAGCTGCTGCCCAAGTTCGCGAAGAAGGCCGAAGACCTCGGGGTCCACATCGTGGTGGTGCCAGACGGGACCATCCAGCAACTCACCGAGCTGGTCGACTTGGTCGCGAGGGGAGAG AtcgagccgccgccgcacaGCGTGTTTCCCGCGGAGGAGGCGGCCGAGGTGGTCCGTAAGCTGTGCAACTCCGAGATCCACGGACGAGCCATCCTCAAGTTCCAGGACATCGACTAG